TATGCTCAGCGCTCCGGCGGGAGCGTTGAAGGAAATTCTAATGGCGGCGGGCGCGCCCGGGGGTGGGGACCTTCCACCGCTCCCTTCCACCGGGGCTCGCTCACCCCCGCTACCCCACGAGCGCCGGACGTCCCGCCTACCGCTGCTCCCTTCCGGGCCTGACGGGGTTCGGCGGGCAAAGGGAGTTAGCGGAGCCCTCCAGCTCCGCCCCTCCCACCGCCGGCCCCGTGGGACGAGGGATCACAGTTGTGCCCCGGCTTCCGGGAACGGCTTCGGGAACCGCCCCCCGGGCTTCGGCCCCGGCATATCGACGGTTTCCGGTTACAGGGGACGCCGAACCCCCCGGCCTAGCCCGCCGCCGGGTTTATCTTCCCTCCCGGGTATATAAAGCTTTGGCATTGAACCAAAGGTTGTTCACCATCGTATTGAAAAATTTTCATAAAGAGATGGACAGAGGTATCCACGGGTGACGTAACGTGCGCTTAACTGATCATCCCATTCTACGTTTTGAGCGCGGCAGGGAGGTTACGATCTACTTCAGGGGTCAACCGATCAGAGCCCACGAGGGGGAGACCGTTGCGGCGGCCCTTCATGCCGCAGGGATCAGGGTTCTCAACCGCTCCCCCAACAAAAACCGCCCCAGAGGCCTGTTCTGTGCCATAGGCAAGTGCTCCTCCTGCCTCATGGTCGTGAACGGAATACCCAACGTCCGGACGTGCATAACGCCGGTTAAGGAGGGTATGGTCATAGAACCCCAGCACGGAAAGGCCAGACTGCCGGTCAATGCAAAGCCGCCGGAGTTCAAAGAGGCGAGGAAGGTCAGGGCGGACATCGTGGTAATCGGCGGGGGCCCCGCGGGGCTTATGGCTGCCATTCACGCGGCCGACGCCGGAGCGAGTGTAATTCTTCTGGACGAAAGCCCGATGCTCGGCGGCCAGCTCGTCAAGCAGACCCACAAGTTCTTCGGCAAGCGCGAGCAGTTCGCCGGTGTCAGGGGGGTGGAGATAGCCAGATTTCTGACCGATGAGCTCCGCAAGAGGGAAAACGTTGAGGCCTTTGTGGAAACGTCCGCCATTGGCATCTTTCAGGAAGGGGACGAAAAGCTCGTTCTGGCCGTCAGGAAAAACCGCGAACCCATCGAGTTCCGCGGAAGGGCTGTGGTGATCGCCACGGGCGCTATGGAAAAAACCATACCCTTCGAGAACAACGACCTGCCGGGGATCTACGGTGCGGGGGCCATTCAGACGCTTATGAACACCTACGGCGTCAAACCCGGCGAGAGGGCTCTCATAGTTGGAGCGGGAAACGTGGGGCTTATACTCGCCTACCAGCTCCTTCAGGCGGGCGTTTCTGTTGAGGCCATAGTGGAGGCCATGCCGAAGATCGGGGGCTACTTCGTTCATGCGGCAAAGGTGAGGCGTCTGGGCATCCCGATACTAACGGGGCATACGATACTGCGCGCCGAGGGTAAGGAGAGGGTCGAGAGGGCGGTCGTGACGAGGATCGACGAAAGCTGGAGACCCGTTCCGGGAACCGAGAGGGTCTTCGAGGTGGATACGATAGCCCTCGCGGTCGGTTTGAGACCGAGCATTGAGCTCCTCCAGCAGGCCGGCTGTGAAATTCGCTACGTCCGTGAGCTCGGGGGGCACGTTGCCGTTAGGGACGAGTGGATGGAGACAAACGTAAGGGGCATCTTCGTGGCCGGCGATTCCGCGGGAATAGAGGAGGCCACCACGGCAATGCTCGAGGGAAAGATAGCCGGAACTGCCGCCGCCCTGAGGCTCGGCATAGCGGATGAAAGCCGGGTTAAAGAGGTTGAAAAGGCCCTGAAGGATCTGGAGGAGTTCCGCTCGGGACCTTTCGGCAGGCATGTGCTCGAAGGGATAAGGAAAGCCATGGTGGTGGAAAAATGAGCGAGATTCCCGACTACCTGAAAAGAGGATACCTAACCCCGGAAGAGCTCTTCTCGGTGATCCCGAAGCCGGACGAGGATCGTCTCCGGCAGAGACCCGTCGCCGTCCCGGAGTGCCCGCAGGAAATTCCCTGTACGCCCTGCATGGAGGTATGCCCCACGGGAGCGATAACCATGCCCACGCCGAATAGCATCCCGGTTGTGGATTACGATAAGTGCATCGGCTGTTCCCTGTGCGTTCAGGCCTGCCCGGGGCTGGCCTTCTTCATGGTTCACTACACTGGCGATAAGGCCAGAATAACGATGCCCTACGAGCTCCTCCCGGTTCCTGAAAGGGGTGAGGATGTGGTTCTACTCAACCGTAAGGGGGAGCCCGTTGGCAAAGGTAAGGTCGTCACGGTCGTACCGAGGGAGAAAAGCAGGGGGGACACGCCCATAATCGTCGTGGAGGTTCCCATTGGTCTGGCATGGGAAGTTAGGGCCGTGAGGGTTGAGAGGTGATTCGAATGTCCGGGGAGATAATCTGCCGTTGCAACGACGTAACCCGGGAGGAAATAGAAGCGCTCATCGATTCCGGCGTCACGGAGCTCGAAGAGCTGAAGAGGCTCCTCCGCGTTGGAATGGGACCCTGTCAGGGGAGGACGTGCCTGCCTCTGGTGGTCAGCATACTCGCCAGAAAGACGGGAAAGAAGCCGGAAGAGATAAGCCTGCCAAAGGCGAGGGTTCCCGTCCGGCCGGTTAGGGTGGACGCTCTGGTCGGTGGTGACGATGAGTAGGATAGCGGTCATCGGCGGGGGAATAATCGGCGTGGCGACGGCCTACGAGCTGGCAAAACTCGGGGAGGAGGTGATCCTCTTCGAGAAGAACTACTTCGGTTCGGGTTCGACCTTCCGCTGCGCCACCGGGATAAGGCAGCAGTTCACGGACGTGGCGAACATCAGGCTCATGAAGTATTCGGTCGAGAGGTGGAAGGGGCTTGAGGAGGAGCTCGGGTCCGAGACGGGCTTTACCCAGACCGGGTACCTGTTTCTGGCGACGGACGAGGAGGAGGTAGAGGCCTTTAAGAACAACATAAGGCTCCAGAACCGCCTTGGGGTTCCAACGAGGCTTATAACACCCGAGGAGGCGAAGGAGATAGTGCCCATACTCAACACCGAGCCCTTCGTCGCCGGGGCATGGAACCCCACGGACGGGAAGGCCAACCCCTTCAAAACGCTCTTCGCCTACCTCATGAAAGCCCGTGAGATGGGAGTCGATGCGAGGGAGCGAACAGAAGTCACGGGGCTTGAAAGGGAGGGGGAGTCCATAACCTCCGTGAGGTTTAGAAAAGGAAGCGGAACGGAGAGCGTCAGGGTCGATGCGGTTATCAACGCTACCAACGCATGGGCACCGTTCATCAACGAGATGGCAGGTCTGAAGAGAAGTCTGGTGCCGATAAAGGCCTACAAGCACCAGCTCATCAAGACGGAGCCCCTTGAAAGGGGTCAGGCCGAGCCTCTGGTCTGCCCGCCAAGCTGGAAGGACGCGTACATAATTCAGGACGGGGAGGACGGCGGAATAATCTGCGGTGCCGGGATAGAGCATGAGGCGAGCGGTCTGAACGATTACGAACCCACCTACGACTTCCTGCGCGGTGTACTGAGGTACGCGGTCAGAATAGCCCCGCCCCTGCGCTACGCCCACGTCATCAGGCAGTGGGCCGGCCACTACGCAAAGACCCCCGACAGCAACCCGGCAATTGGAAGGCTCCTCGAGAACTACTACGTTGCCGCAGGCTTCTCAGGGCACGGTTTCATGATGGCCCCGGCGGTGGCCGAGGCGATGGCGGAGCTCGTATCAAAGGGCCGCTCGAAGGTCCCGCTCGACTGGGAGTGGTACGACCCCCTCCGCTTCGAGAGGGGTGAGCTCCGCACGAGTGCCTTCCAGATCGGTTAAGAGCGCCGGGTTTTGGCCCCTTCCTTTCAACTCTTTTCATGGTTTTCCGGATCTGTTCCGTTAAGATTCTCGAGAAGTGTGGCGCCCGGGTCGGGATTTGAACCCGAGTCACGGGAGTGACAGTCCCGTATGATAGGCCTGGCTACACCACCCGGGCATTTGAGTGGCCGGCGGCGTCCCCGGGTTCCCGCCCCCTCCCGGAGGGCAGTACAACCGGGATCGCTGGCGGGCTTAACTTCCGGGGTCGAAACGAGACCGGGTGTGACCCCGCCGCTATGACCGCCGTACCGCTACAGACCTCCCGAAATGACTTTATAAACTTTGCGGTGCACAGGGAGCTCCCGACGGCCGGTCCGGAAGTTAAGCCAGCCGTCTCGATGGTTCCAACGGTCTTCAGAAAATATTATAAATGATTGATCATAGTAATGAGCGGTGAGCTCCATGACGGGATCCGGGCTAAGAGGGACCGTATGGAAAGAGCGCTTCTTCCTCATCCCCCTAATTGCCTCCGTTCTGCTCCTCTCGAGCATTCCGGGGGTGGCTGCCGACTGCACTCCTGAGAGGGATTACGGTACCTTCTCCGTTTCCACCGTGGACGGCTGGCTTCTTATTGAAGCCGGAAGCGTGGACTGGACGTGCGAGATAATCGCCGCAGAGATGACCCCCCGCCTCGATCTGCCGAATTCCAACCGGGATTACTACATCCTCACGGACGGAAGGACGGCCTACCTCCTCGGGAGCTACAACGACCTCCTGGTGGACAATCCACCCGTCGGTTTCGTCGATGGAAGGCTCCACGTGATTCAGAACTCAACGAGAAAGGAACCCTTCAGGAACTTAACGGTGACCATCAACGGTGAAGCCCGCAACCTCACCCTCTTGAGGAGCGTAACCGTTTCGAGGGAATACGAGTTTGAAGGCGGTTGCTTCAGGGAAACCGCGAGCTGCAGAAGGGTGGAGTATCCGAACGGAACGACCGAGAGAAACTGCACCGGGAAAATAGACGCCTCGCTCCTAAAACCTCCCTCGAAGTATGAAAACGGGTCTCCCACGGTTGTTAGCGGTGAAGAGGTCCTCTTCTTCCTCGGAGGAAGAGAGTACAGGATTAAGATCCCCGAAGGGATTAACGCCTCCACCCTGAACCTCACCGCATTTAAAGCGAAGAACGGGCTGGTTCTGGTCAACCGGAAACTGTTAAGCCTTCCCGCAGGGACGGGGCTGGATAAAGCTCCACTGCTCTTCACGGTGAGGAACGGAACCCTTGTAATGCTCCCCGTCGAGGGAGATTTTAGGGAACTCGTATGCAATGGAACCGCAACTTCCTCCGGCAACGGAAGGGGCATCTGCGGGCCCGGGGTTATCGTTCTCCTGCTTATCTCACCCCTGATAATCCGGACCTTCGGAGGGAGGTAGCGCACCTCCCGGACCCCCGCTTTTATAAACCCCTCCGTAGTGCTAAGGACGTCAGGGGGAGATGATGGCATGTCCAAAAAGTTCATCCGCCAGAAGGAGCAGAGGGAGAAACGCAGGATAGCCCGCCAGAGGATAAACATCCTCTTCACTCTTGCGGAGAGGGTCTTTGAGTACGAACCCGAGCTCGCGAACAGGTACGTCGAGATAGCCCTCGCCGTTCACCAGAAGGCAAGGGTGAGGATTCCCCGGAAGTGGAAGCGCCGCTACTGTAAGAGGTGCCACTCCTTTCTCGTTCCGGGGGTTAACGCACGCGTAAGGCTAAGGGAGAGGCCCTATCCCCATGTTGTCATCAAGTGCCTCAGCTGTGGTCATGTCATGCGCTATCCCTACCTGAGGGAGCAGAAGGAAAGGCGGAGGAAAGGTTAGCGGGTTCACTCCACTACGGCAATCGCCCTCACGGGGCTTCCCGAACCGCCCTCTATCTTCAGGGGGAGCGCCACGAAGGTGAACTGCCTGTCTAAAAGGGACTCCAGATTCGTGAGGCCCTCGAAAATGGGCACCTCCTCGCTGAGGAGTATCCTGTGAACCGCCTCGTCGCCGATGCTCAGGGAATCGATTCCCACCGCCCTTATCCCTTCGGCAACCAGGAACAGCGCCACCTCCGGCGAGAGGTCCCTGCCGCCCGTCAGGAAGAGCACTACCCTGTCGTAGTAACCTTCGTCCGGTATCTCCTCGAGCTTCACGCTCCCCGTGCCCCCGCGGACGTCAAGAACGAGGCCCTTCCCGATGAACTTCTCGAGGGGCATCTCGTCTATCGTCTTCCCGCCGGGGATGAAGTGGGCCGGCGCATCGACGTGCGTGCCCGAGTGCTCCCCGAGCTTCAGGGCGTTCATGTAGTAGCCGTCCCTTTCGATGACGGCCCACAGCTTTACGTCGATCGGCGGATCCCCCGGGTAGACGGGCGTTTCCTCGGACAGGGAAAGGGAAAGGTCCACTATCATGCAAACACCGTACGTCCTTGATGCATCACCCTAAAAACCTTTTCGAAAACCCAAGGATTTTAAGGGATGGGCCGAAGCCTTAACGGGTGACCGCTGTGGACTGCACTAGGGAGTATTGCGTTAGGGACATCTCGCTCGCCCCGGAGGGGGAGAAGAAGATAGACTGGGTTTCCCGGTTCATGCCCGTTCTCCAGAGCATCGGGCGGGATTTCGAGGGGAGAAAACCCTTTAAGGGCGTCAGGATTGCGGCAACCCTCCACCTCGAGATGAAGACGGCTTTTCTGCTCCTCACCCTGAAGGCCGGGGGCGCGGAGGTTTCGGCAGCAGCCAGCAATCCATTGAGCACGCAGGATGACGTTGTGGCGGCTCTGGCAAAAAACGGGGTTAAGGTGTACGCCATCAGGGGGGAGAACAGGGAGGAGTACTACGAGTTCATGCACAGGGCTCTGGACATAGAGCCGAACGTCATCATAGACGACGGTGCCGACATGATAAGCACCCTGATGAGGGAAAGGGAAGAGCTCGTGGAAAACGTGTGGGGGGCAAGCGAGGAAACCACGACCGGCGTTGTAAGGCTGCGCGCCATGGAGAGGGAGGGCTTACTAAAGTTTCCGGTCATAGCTGTGAACGATTCCCTGACGAAGTACCTCTTCGACAA
The window above is part of the Thermococcus sp. P6 genome. Proteins encoded here:
- a CDS encoding FAD-dependent oxidoreductase, which gives rise to MRLTDHPILRFERGREVTIYFRGQPIRAHEGETVAAALHAAGIRVLNRSPNKNRPRGLFCAIGKCSSCLMVVNGIPNVRTCITPVKEGMVIEPQHGKARLPVNAKPPEFKEARKVRADIVVIGGGPAGLMAAIHAADAGASVILLDESPMLGGQLVKQTHKFFGKREQFAGVRGVEIARFLTDELRKRENVEAFVETSAIGIFQEGDEKLVLAVRKNREPIEFRGRAVVIATGAMEKTIPFENNDLPGIYGAGAIQTLMNTYGVKPGERALIVGAGNVGLILAYQLLQAGVSVEAIVEAMPKIGGYFVHAAKVRRLGIPILTGHTILRAEGKERVERAVVTRIDESWRPVPGTERVFEVDTIALAVGLRPSIELLQQAGCEIRYVRELGGHVAVRDEWMETNVRGIFVAGDSAGIEEATTAMLEGKIAGTAAALRLGIADESRVKEVEKALKDLEEFRSGPFGRHVLEGIRKAMVVEK
- a CDS encoding 4Fe-4S dicluster domain-containing protein; its protein translation is MSEIPDYLKRGYLTPEELFSVIPKPDEDRLRQRPVAVPECPQEIPCTPCMEVCPTGAITMPTPNSIPVVDYDKCIGCSLCVQACPGLAFFMVHYTGDKARITMPYELLPVPERGEDVVLLNRKGEPVGKGKVVTVVPREKSRGDTPIIVVEVPIGLAWEVRAVRVER
- a CDS encoding (2Fe-2S)-binding protein — translated: MSGEIICRCNDVTREEIEALIDSGVTELEELKRLLRVGMGPCQGRTCLPLVVSILARKTGKKPEEISLPKARVPVRPVRVDALVGGDDE
- a CDS encoding FAD-binding oxidoreductase, which codes for MSRIAVIGGGIIGVATAYELAKLGEEVILFEKNYFGSGSTFRCATGIRQQFTDVANIRLMKYSVERWKGLEEELGSETGFTQTGYLFLATDEEEVEAFKNNIRLQNRLGVPTRLITPEEAKEIVPILNTEPFVAGAWNPTDGKANPFKTLFAYLMKAREMGVDARERTEVTGLEREGESITSVRFRKGSGTESVRVDAVINATNAWAPFINEMAGLKRSLVPIKAYKHQLIKTEPLERGQAEPLVCPPSWKDAYIIQDGEDGGIICGAGIEHEASGLNDYEPTYDFLRGVLRYAVRIAPPLRYAHVIRQWAGHYAKTPDSNPAIGRLLENYYVAAGFSGHGFMMAPAVAEAMAELVSKGRSKVPLDWEWYDPLRFERGELRTSAFQIG
- a CDS encoding ribonuclease P protein component 4, whose amino-acid sequence is MSKKFIRQKEQREKRRIARQRINILFTLAERVFEYEPELANRYVEIALAVHQKARVRIPRKWKRRYCKRCHSFLVPGVNARVRLRERPYPHVVIKCLSCGHVMRYPYLREQKERRRKG
- a CDS encoding cyclase family protein, which translates into the protein MIVDLSLSLSEETPVYPGDPPIDVKLWAVIERDGYYMNALKLGEHSGTHVDAPAHFIPGGKTIDEMPLEKFIGKGLVLDVRGGTGSVKLEEIPDEGYYDRVVLFLTGGRDLSPEVALFLVAEGIRAVGIDSLSIGDEAVHRILLSEEVPIFEGLTNLESLLDRQFTFVALPLKIEGGSGSPVRAIAVVE